The Prosthecobacter vanneervenii sequence ATGCGGCCTCCTATGAAGCCCTCCCTCCTGCTCCTAGCCACTGTCGCTTTCAGTTTTAGCTGCACCCGTGCTGCGGACGGCATCCCAGCCTCTTACCCGCTCAAAAAGTGCGTCATTTCAGACGAGCCCTTTGGCGGCGAGATGGGCAAGCCGGTCAAAGTCACACACGAAGGCACGGACGTGTACCTCTGCTGCAAATCCTGCCTCAAGGACTTCAAAGCTGACCCCGCCAAGTACGTAAAAATGGTCAAGGACGCTGCCGCGAAAAAGTAAGCCTTTTTACAGACGCTGACCCACCCACTCGCCCATGCCTCGCGCATCGGCTTCGGTCACATTTGCCTCGCGCTGGCATTCCTCTGCGCTGAACTCTGTTCGCGCAGCGATTCGTCCAGCTTTCCAGACATGCACCTTCGACGGATACGGCCCGACCTTGCGTGGGTCGCTCCAGGTATGGATGCCTAGAGTCTGCGGATTGACCGCCGCAGCAATGTGCATCGGGCCGCTGTCCACACTGACACAGTATTTTGCCTGCCGCATGATCCAGATCAGCTCCGGCAGCGAGGTCCGCTGGCTCCAGTCTTGGATGTGCGTACCCGTGGGTCGGGTCGGATCTGATGTCATGCCCACCAGCACCACTGGGTGAGGGGCCAGGGCATCACACAGCGCCTGCAGGGCAGAATTGGAAAGCGACTTGCCCTCCCCGCGCGACCAAGGATGAACCGCGACAAAGCTCTGTGCAGGTTGTGTCCAGCCGATGGGAGCCGAGCCCGGAGCAAGCTCAAAGGCAATGTCCTCAGCCTCGATCTTGATCCCCAGTGCACGCGGCAGCTCCAGATAGCGGTCCACAGCATGCGCTCCGGCGTCCACGGGCACAGTGTGGTTGTAAAAGAAACGCGAGCCTTCACGCGCATCGGAAAGCCCGACGACTGTTTTTGACCCACGCCAGCTGCTGACCAGGCCGCTGCGCATCAGGCCCTGGAAATCAAGCACGATCTCCGGCTCCTCACGCGGCAGTGTCATCCAGGTGCGCCGCCAGACCCAGAAGCGCGCCAGGCCAGCGAGCCCCCGGAAGGTCTTGCGCGGAAAGGGGATCACCTCATCGAGCAGCGGGCTGCCCTGTAGAATGGGCGTCCACTCCGTGTTGGCCAGCCAGCGGATTTTCAGCCTGGGGTGGGCATCTCGCAGCGCCTTCACGGCTGGCAGGGTGTGCACGATGTCCCCCAGAGAACTGGGTTTGACGATGAGCGCGGAGCGGAAATCGCGCAGGCTGGGAAGCTGGCGCGGGGCGGCGCTCATTTGCCGAGGGCCAGTCGGTCTGCCAGCAAAGAGGGCAGGCCGGCAGCGCGGATTTTAGCCTGCGCGGTTTCGATGTCGTACTCCAGCCGGCGGATGGAGATTGTCTGCTCCTGGGCATCGTAGATCGCATAGGAGGCTCGCCAGTCGCCGTCTCGCGGCTGGCCCACACTGCCCACATTGATGAAATACTTCACGCCACGCTGAAGCGTGATGTCGGTGCCACGGGCAGCACGAACGGCGTCATCTTTCTCAAAAATGCGCGGGACGTGCGTATGACCGTAGAAGCAAACCTGGGTAAACTGGTAGCTGAAGCTGGCCATCGCATCAAAGCGGTTGGTCACGTAGCCCCAGTTGCCGGGGGAATCCAGCGTGGCATGCACGATGGTAAAGTCCCGCACCTGACGCACCAGCTTGAGGTCTCGCAGCCACTGTCGCTGATCTTCGCTGAGCTGTTCACGCGTCCAGAGCAGGGCGTTCTGGGCCAGGGGATTGAGTTCCTCCAGGGAGCTCTCGCTGGCAGCTCCCTCGTCGTGGTTGCCACGGACCACAGGGCAGCCCAGATCCTGCACGGTCTGCAGGCACTCGGCTGGGTTGGCGGCGTAGCCGACGATGTCGCCCAGACAGACATAATTGGCACAACCCTGCTCCTGCGCGTCCCACAGAACGGTCTGCAGGGCTTCGAGGTTGGCGTGGATGTCTCCAAAGATGGCGAATTTCATCGGCTGATGGTTGGCGTCGGACACCCCACCTTCGGGACATGAGCAGGGAAATCAAGCAATTCAGTATCAGAAACATCCCCTGACCAAGGGGGGCTCCACCACTGGAAAAGCAAACGGGACGGATCACCCGATCCGCCCCGTCGCTTGATAGGAGTCCAACAGCCAGAAGAACCACTACGTGAAATTTTCGACTGAACCGTTACCGGTTCGTTGTCTGAAGGTAGTCTTCCACATTTCGAAAACCTTGAGTCAGGTGGTCGTAAATGAGTTGTAAGGACGCTGTGAAAACACCTCGGGGACAGTGTTATTCTGTCTTCGTGAGTCTTTCGTAGTACCTAAATTCCAGCCCTTCACTCTCAGCAACGACTTCCTTGAGCTGGAACAGGTCTTCGAAGGGGGGGAGCAGCACATCTCCTTCGTAGGGCTGGGAAATCCAGGTGAGATACAAGCCATCGCATCGTGGCAGCAGTTCCTCAAAAACCCGTGCTCCGCCGATCACAAAGACAGTCTCGGCATCACCGCAGACCTGGGGCAGTTCCGCAGCACTGCGAATGACCGTGACGCCTTCTCGCGGAGCCATGGTGCTGCTCAGCACGATGTTCTGGCGCCCGGGCAGCGGCTTGCCGATCGAGTCAAAAGTGGCT is a genomic window containing:
- a CDS encoding glycosyltransferase family 9 protein — protein: MSAAPRQLPSLRDFRSALIVKPSSLGDIVHTLPAVKALRDAHPRLKIRWLANTEWTPILQGSPLLDEVIPFPRKTFRGLAGLARFWVWRRTWMTLPREEPEIVLDFQGLMRSGLVSSWRGSKTVVGLSDAREGSRFFYNHTVPVDAGAHAVDRYLELPRALGIKIEAEDIAFELAPGSAPIGWTQPAQSFVAVHPWSRGEGKSLSNSALQALCDALAPHPVVLVGMTSDPTRPTGTHIQDWSQRTSLPELIWIMRQAKYCVSVDSGPMHIAAAVNPQTLGIHTWSDPRKVGPYPSKVHVWKAGRIAARTEFSAEECQREANVTEADARGMGEWVGQRL
- a CDS encoding metallophosphoesterase family protein; amino-acid sequence: MKFAIFGDIHANLEALQTVLWDAQEQGCANYVCLGDIVGYAANPAECLQTVQDLGCPVVRGNHDEGAASESSLEELNPLAQNALLWTREQLSEDQRQWLRDLKLVRQVRDFTIVHATLDSPGNWGYVTNRFDAMASFSYQFTQVCFYGHTHVPRIFEKDDAVRAARGTDITLQRGVKYFINVGSVGQPRDGDWRASYAIYDAQEQTISIRRLEYDIETAQAKIRAAGLPSLLADRLALGK
- a CDS encoding dihydrofolate reductase: MRLIAIVAMSSNRVIGRDGKLPWHYPEDLKFFKRTTLGHPILMGRATFDSIGKPLPGRQNIVLSSTMAPREGVTVIRSAAELPQVCGDAETVFVIGGARVFEELLPRCDGLYLTWISQPYEGDVLLPPFEDLFQLKEVVAESEGLEFRYYERLTKTE